The genomic window CCGAGCTTCTGCCTGATAGTTTTCAAGCTGCTTTGTTTGAATGGGTAATACCTTACTACCGAGACGGTACTGTTGATACACAGCTTCGCCTGACTTATTAAAGCGTACGTGGACATGGTAAGGAACCCGCTCAATCGATGCATTTCGCTGTTCGCCTTCACGAACAAATTCGCGAAGTATACCGTTCGACCAGACATAATCGGTTTTGTACCAACCGTAATCGCCCATAATGACGTAGTCAGCGGAGGTGTGAGGTTGTGTTGATTGGTTAGTAACCCAATAGAAACTTGTCGCGTCGCCCATAACTTGGCCGCCGGTGTAGGTTTCGAATTGCTCTAAACTTGTGTGAGGGCTTGTTGAAGAACAGCCAATAAGAAATGTAGATAACAGTGAAACGAGAATGAATGCTTTTTTCATAAAAACCTGTACCGAGGTGAAATACGACTACCTCGGTACAGTTTAGATTATTTCACCGAATCTTTCAGTGCTTTACCTGCTACAAATGCAGGAACATTTGCCGCAGCGATTTGGATCTCATCACCCGTTTTTGGGTTGCGACCCGTACGAGCTGCACGGTGGTTTACTTTAAAAGTACCAAAACCAATTAGCTGAACTTGATCGCCATCTTTAAGCGCATCTGTAACACCGCCAAGAGTCGCCTCTAGAGCCGCTTTCGCTTGCGCCTTTGAAAGGTCCGCTTTTTCAGCAATAAAGTCGATTAATTGAGTCTTGTTCATTTAGGTTTCCCTTCTTTGTAATTTTGAATTCAATTCACTCTAAAACATAAATGCCCTATCTGGCAAAGGTTTGTCGTCGATCTTTAGCTCTAATGCCGTAGTTTTAGCCACAATATGAGTAATAACTCACAATTTGTTACTGATTTTCTACAGCGACCCCTTGTTTAAAAGGGCTTGAGAGTGAAATTAATGATGACCTAACGAGTATTTATT from Vibrio artabrorum includes these protein-coding regions:
- the hupA gene encoding nucleoid-associated protein HU-alpha — protein: MNKTQLIDFIAEKADLSKAQAKAALEATLGGVTDALKDGDQVQLIGFGTFKVNHRAARTGRNPKTGDEIQIAAANVPAFVAGKALKDSVK
- a CDS encoding DUF1481 domain-containing protein, producing the protein MKKAFILVSLLSTFLIGCSSTSPHTSLEQFETYTGGQVMGDATSFYWVTNQSTQPHTSADYVIMGDYGWYKTDYVWSNGILREFVREGEQRNASIERVPYHVHVRFNKSGEAVYQQYRLGSKVLPIQTKQLENYQAEARSVLETVREQNDEGLRMIQGYWNGHSFDVCSEGKLVRFEFNQPLPSFATDSLAPVKSYAAFLGSNSRSNVTVKELLMLGDGSHDCVTRPSLLKK